In a genomic window of Nostoc sp. UHCC 0870:
- a CDS encoding tetratricopeptide repeat protein yields MRQKHTVLNLFPTPKILSYRLVNKYKFFSSYLLLWAVLFNPLVANAVDITQQLHRPLNSSFGRQSRDNADALLRVSQKQYASGYPEKSIGSSLQALEIYHLIGDLRAKGLTYDLLAKAYIQLGRYKEGEDALRRHLAIARDTQDFQSQIFALNNIGTLFLQVGEPIPAGKTLEEALIIARNVKNIEGEGLSLSNLGLVSARQGDYNKAIKLYETALIYRRRSGDLRAELNTLNNLGDTYLAAGNYQDTIATYGAAMGMARINRDRTNQIRAIDGLVTAHSAVGRYERAFELLQKRLILAQELQNLPEQLKSFQSYAQLYEQLGNYPTARNFYERAIILSQTLEDRQQEVLLRDRLTQMLKRRVK; encoded by the coding sequence ATGAGACAAAAGCATACCGTTTTAAATTTATTCCCCACCCCGAAAATTTTAAGTTATCGGTTGGTGAACAAATATAAATTTTTTAGTTCTTACTTGTTACTTTGGGCTGTACTGTTCAATCCTCTAGTGGCGAATGCAGTTGATATTACTCAGCAGTTGCATCGTCCATTAAATAGTTCTTTTGGACGACAATCCAGAGATAATGCAGACGCGTTATTACGTGTTAGTCAAAAGCAATATGCTAGTGGCTACCCGGAAAAGTCTATTGGCTCTAGTTTGCAAGCACTAGAGATTTATCACTTAATTGGCGACCTTAGAGCTAAAGGTTTAACTTATGATTTACTAGCAAAGGCTTATATTCAACTGGGACGCTACAAAGAAGGTGAAGACGCATTACGCCGACATTTAGCGATCGCACGGGATACTCAAGACTTTCAATCTCAGATTTTTGCCTTAAATAACATTGGGACTTTGTTTTTGCAAGTTGGTGAACCCATCCCCGCAGGTAAAACCCTAGAGGAAGCACTAATAATTGCTCGCAATGTCAAAAATATAGAAGGTGAAGGGCTATCTTTAAGTAATTTGGGTTTGGTATCAGCGAGACAGGGAGATTATAATAAAGCAATTAAGCTCTATGAAACTGCTTTAATCTACCGCCGCCGCAGTGGTGATTTGCGTGCTGAACTCAATACTTTAAATAATTTAGGAGATACTTATCTAGCGGCTGGTAACTATCAAGATACCATTGCTACCTATGGCGCGGCGATGGGGATGGCGAGGATCAACCGCGATCGCACCAACCAAATCCGAGCAATTGATGGTTTAGTCACCGCCCACAGTGCTGTAGGACGCTACGAACGTGCTTTTGAATTACTCCAAAAACGTTTAATTTTGGCGCAAGAATTACAAAACTTGCCAGAACAATTAAAATCTTTTCAATCCTACGCCCAACTTTACGAGCAGTTAGGTAATTATCCCACCGCCCGTAATTTTTATGAAAGAGCCATTATACTTTCACAAACCCTAGAAGATCGTCAACAGGAAGTGCTATTGCGCGATCGCTTAACCCAAATGTTAAAGCGGCGTGTCAAGTAA
- a CDS encoding DUF2267 domain-containing protein, producing the protein MSTAIQERDIPFLEKVKLESGLSDVYDARDITEVVFRVMRDLMTTEAADRVEAELHEPAEMTDDKSLQMEIADLWHDTNPLVGFLSRVRPPWQGPGIFKIDSDRFLFRVANEGGMPPNVEREKVVKAIFSATKDELSPERIEEIASWLPDKIRQLWQEA; encoded by the coding sequence ATGTCAACTGCTATCCAAGAAAGAGATATTCCATTTTTAGAAAAAGTTAAACTAGAGAGTGGTTTATCAGATGTCTATGATGCCAGAGATATCACAGAAGTAGTTTTTCGAGTCATGCGTGATTTGATGACGACAGAAGCAGCTGATCGCGTTGAGGCAGAATTACACGAACCAGCAGAAATGACTGATGATAAATCTCTGCAAATGGAAATTGCTGATTTGTGGCATGATACAAATCCCCTTGTAGGGTTTTTGAGCCGGGTACGTCCACCCTGGCAAGGCCCTGGAATTTTTAAAATTGATAGCGATCGCTTTCTATTTCGAGTAGCTAATGAAGGCGGAATGCCCCCTAATGTAGAAAGAGAAAAAGTTGTTAAGGCTATTTTTTCTGCTACTAAAGATGAATTATCACCAGAAAGAATAGAGGAAATCGCTAGTTGGCTACCCGACAAAATTCGCCAACTGTGGCAAGAAGCTTAG
- a CDS encoding sensor histidine kinase, translated as MFQATRRRLAIWYTAVTAVLLLLFASGVYLYVRNTLIERVDDTLNHVVEIVERSLVIEPINNEPEQFRINVEASFRTNANTVEDDHIDLEWFSSTGELIWSTFSEPLNIPIHSDRTGETVRIVKQEKWENTETPHSPLSTQDSALLLRQVTQRVEVGRQVLGYLRVSHPWFEVTKPSRQLIFDLALGTGLMVVSVAASGWFLSGKAMQPVGESYQRLKQFTADASHELRSPITLIQTNVQVALTDLELTETETTVTKNYRQQLKAVERLTQRLGRLVNDLLFLARQDSGMSKDGFAACPMDALLMEVVGEQQLLATEKAITLNLHLIDSPPFETSAELLENWFTLWGNWDQLVRLFTNLISNALQYTPAGGEVNVELARIDRIRYNSAACLQIKVSDSGVGIPAEALPKLFDRFYRVDPARTHKAGNLATNSATGSGLGLAIAQAIVEHHHGQIQVESILSKGTTFIVTLPVTLES; from the coding sequence ATGTTCCAAGCTACTCGTCGCCGTCTGGCTATCTGGTACACTGCCGTAACTGCGGTATTACTCTTACTCTTCGCCAGTGGTGTATATTTATATGTCCGTAATACCTTGATTGAACGTGTTGATGATACGCTCAATCATGTAGTGGAAATAGTCGAGCGATCGCTAGTTATTGAACCCATTAACAATGAGCCTGAACAATTTCGCATAAATGTAGAAGCCAGTTTTCGCACCAATGCCAACACTGTAGAAGATGACCACATTGATTTAGAGTGGTTTAGTTCCACTGGTGAGTTAATTTGGTCTACTTTTTCTGAACCTCTCAATATTCCCATACATAGCGATCGCACCGGGGAAACTGTACGTATAGTTAAACAAGAAAAATGGGAAAACACAGAAACTCCCCACTCTCCACTCTCCACTCAGGACTCAGCACTACTATTACGTCAAGTTACCCAACGCGTAGAAGTTGGACGACAGGTTTTAGGATATCTGCGAGTGAGTCATCCTTGGTTTGAAGTGACTAAACCAAGTCGCCAGTTAATTTTTGATTTGGCGTTGGGTACAGGGTTAATGGTGGTGTCTGTAGCTGCTAGCGGTTGGTTTCTTTCGGGTAAGGCGATGCAACCTGTTGGCGAATCTTACCAACGGCTAAAACAATTTACGGCTGATGCTTCCCATGAATTAAGAAGTCCCATCACGCTAATTCAAACTAATGTGCAAGTAGCTTTGACTGACTTGGAATTAACAGAAACAGAGACGACTGTTACTAAAAATTATCGCCAACAGTTAAAGGCGGTGGAACGGCTAACACAGCGTTTGGGTAGGTTAGTTAATGACTTATTATTTTTAGCACGTCAAGATAGTGGCATGAGTAAAGATGGCTTTGCAGCTTGTCCTATGGATGCTTTATTAATGGAAGTGGTAGGAGAACAACAACTGTTAGCCACAGAAAAAGCCATTACCTTGAACTTACACCTCATAGACTCTCCCCCTTTTGAAACTAGCGCGGAATTATTAGAAAATTGGTTCACACTGTGGGGTAACTGGGATCAGTTGGTGCGTTTATTCACGAATTTGATTAGTAATGCTTTGCAATACACCCCAGCCGGTGGCGAGGTGAATGTAGAATTAGCACGGATAGATAGAATTCGCTACAACAGTGCTGCTTGTTTGCAAATTAAAGTGAGTGATAGCGGTGTGGGGATTCCGGCTGAGGCGTTACCCAAGTTATTTGACCGTTTTTATCGAGTTGATCCAGCACGCACCCATAAGGCGGGGAATCTAGCTACAAACAGTGCTACAGGTTCAGGATTAGGACTGGCGATCGCACAAGCTATTGTCGAACATCATCACGGTCAAATTCAAGTAGAAAGCATTTTAAGCAAGGGTACTACTTTTATTGTGACTTTACCAGTCACTCTTGAGTCTTAA
- a CDS encoding glycosyltransferase, whose translation MRVLHILNHVREIGNGIVNVAVDLACLQAKNGHEVAIASAGGEYEILLGDYGVKHFQLDQTRTPINLINAVRRYRAIIKEFQPDIVHAHMMTGVVLGRFLKASASYGLVATVHNEFQRSAVLMGLADRVIAVSKAVAKSMARRGIPEHKLRVISNGTLGSVRTRNIKEYQPVELQRPAIATVAGMYQRKGISELIDAFAQIATEFPEAHLYLVGNGPDRETFVKQAQKIGLSDACGGLHQRIHFEGFQPEPQRYLLAADIFVLASHRDPSPLVIPEAREAGCAIIATNVDGIPEALDNGKAGVLVPPKDSTALADALAKLLSQPHLLKHWQNQAQQNLEWLTVGRVNQQTLAIYSELKIDDSESVTSENILRRLPKKQFKI comes from the coding sequence ATGCGTGTACTACATATTTTGAACCACGTCCGAGAAATTGGTAACGGCATCGTCAATGTAGCCGTAGACTTAGCTTGTCTGCAAGCAAAAAACGGTCATGAAGTGGCTATTGCATCTGCTGGCGGGGAATATGAAATATTATTAGGAGATTATGGTGTCAAGCACTTTCAATTAGACCAAACTAGGACACCAATCAATTTAATTAATGCGGTTAGACGTTATCGAGCAATTATCAAAGAATTTCAGCCAGATATTGTCCATGCCCACATGATGACGGGAGTTGTATTAGGAAGATTTCTCAAAGCTTCTGCTAGCTACGGCTTAGTTGCCACAGTACACAACGAATTTCAACGCAGCGCGGTACTGATGGGTTTAGCGGATCGGGTAATTGCGGTAAGCAAGGCGGTTGCTAAATCAATGGCACGGCGGGGGATTCCAGAGCATAAATTAAGGGTGATATCTAATGGGACATTGGGTAGTGTCCGCACCCGTAATATTAAAGAGTACCAGCCTGTAGAATTACAAAGACCAGCGATCGCTACCGTAGCGGGTATGTATCAACGCAAGGGTATCAGTGAGTTAATTGATGCCTTCGCGCAAATCGCTACCGAATTTCCCGAAGCACATCTCTATTTAGTGGGGAATGGCCCAGACAGAGAAACTTTTGTGAAACAAGCCCAGAAAATAGGTTTGAGCGATGCTTGCGGCGGACTACACCAACGCATCCATTTTGAAGGTTTTCAGCCAGAGCCGCAACGTTACCTATTAGCAGCAGACATTTTCGTACTTGCTTCTCACCGTGATCCTTCTCCCCTTGTGATTCCAGAAGCCCGTGAAGCTGGCTGTGCTATTATCGCTACCAATGTAGATGGCATTCCTGAAGCACTAGACAATGGCAAAGCTGGTGTTTTAGTTCCCCCAAAAGATAGCACTGCTTTGGCAGATGCTCTAGCCAAATTACTTAGCCAACCTCATCTACTCAAGCATTGGCAAAACCAAGCACAACAAAATTTGGAATGGCTGACCGTTGGACGTGTTAATCAACAAACTTTGGCAATTTATTCTGAGTTGAAAATAGATGATAGCGAATCTGTAACGAGTGAGAATATCCTGCGTCGTTTACCGAAAAAGCAATTTAAAATCTAA
- a CDS encoding sigma-70 family RNA polymerase sigma factor has translation MQIPHFAETNHPLVKSLFHHSDQELLELFQHHPDAGKYFTVIFCRYSPIVYTLIQHSARSPVQAEYLFALTWRHIYYELGGLDLNNPSSGQDGLTLQNWLINITAVCINEIQLPPTESIHYSLQATSPPLWCYIEQALDQLPPILRLMVLMAQTFHWSETRIAAYLQAEGEKITPPDVANFLQEGYRMLEDKLPADIRDIYLGEDLVKS, from the coding sequence ATGCAAATTCCTCATTTTGCTGAAACGAACCACCCGCTAGTTAAGTCCCTGTTTCATCATAGTGACCAAGAACTGCTGGAATTGTTTCAACATCACCCCGATGCTGGCAAATACTTTACAGTGATTTTTTGCCGTTATAGCCCGATAGTTTATACTTTGATTCAACATTCGGCGCGATCGCCTGTACAAGCTGAATATCTATTTGCTCTGACTTGGCGGCACATTTATTATGAACTGGGTGGACTGGATTTAAACAACCCTTCATCTGGCCAAGACGGTTTGACTTTGCAAAATTGGCTAATTAATATCACGGCTGTCTGCATTAATGAAATTCAACTACCACCCACAGAATCTATACATTATTCCCTACAAGCCACTTCACCGCCGTTATGGTGCTATATCGAACAGGCATTAGATCAACTACCCCCGATTTTAAGATTAATGGTGTTGATGGCTCAAACTTTTCATTGGAGTGAAACTCGTATTGCAGCTTATTTGCAAGCTGAAGGGGAAAAAATTACGCCTCCTGATGTAGCTAATTTTCTCCAGGAAGGCTATCGTATGCTAGAGGACAAATTACCCGCAGATATCCGCGATATCTACTTGGGGGAAGATTTAGTTAAATCGTAA